A single genomic interval of Equus quagga isolate Etosha38 chromosome 19, UCLA_HA_Equagga_1.0, whole genome shotgun sequence harbors:
- the CBX7 gene encoding chromobox protein homolog 7 isoform X2, translated as MELSAIGEQVFAVESIRKKRVRKGKVEYLVKWKGWPPKYSTWEPEEHILDPRLVMAYEEKEERDRASGYRKRGPKPKRLLLQRLYSMDLRSSHKAKGKEKLCFSLTRPLGSGSPEGVVKAGAPELVDKGPLVPALPFSLRKPRKAHKYLRLSRKKFPPRGPNLESHSHRRELFLQESPAPDVLQATGEWEPAEQPPEEEDADLAEGPPPWTPTLPPSEVTVTDITANSITVTFREAQAAEGFFRDRSGKF; from the exons gGTAAAGTCGAATATCTGGTGAAGTGGAAAGGATGGCCCCCAAA GTACAGCACGTGGGAGCCAGAAGAGCACATCTTGGACCCCCGCCTGGTCATGGCCTACGAGGAGAA ggaggagagagaccgAGCGTCGGGGTATAGGAAGAGAGGTCCGAAACCCAAGCGGCTTCTGCTGCAG CGGCTGTACAGCATGGACCTGCGGAGCTCCCACAAGGCCAAGGGCAAGGAGAAGCTCTGCTTCTCCCTGACGCGCCCACTCGGCAGCGGGAGCCCCGAGGGGGTGGTCAAGGCGGGGGCGCCCGAGCTGGTGGACAAGGGCCCCTTGGTGCCCGCCCTGCCTTTCTCGCTCCGCAAGCCGCGCAAGGCCCACAAGTACCTGCGGCTCTCACGCAAGAAGTTCCCGCCCCGCGGGCCCAACCTGGAGAGTCACAGCCATCGACGGGAGCTCTTCCTGCAGGAGTCGCCGGCCCCGGATGTCCTGCAGGCGACCGGCGAGTGGGAGCCTGCTGAGCAGCCCCCTGAAGAGGAGG ATGCAGACCTGGCCGAGGGCCCCCCTCCCTGGACACCCACGCTCCCCCCAAGTGAAGTGACAGTGACCGATATCACCGCCAACTCCATCACCGTCACCTTCCGCGAGGCCCAAGCGGCTGAGGGCTTCTTCCGAGACCGCAGCGGGAAGTTCTGA
- the CBX7 gene encoding chromobox protein homolog 7 isoform X1 yields the protein MELSAIGEQVFAVESIRKKRVRKGKVEYLVKWKGWPPKYSTWEPEEHILDPRLVMAYEEKEERDRASGYRKRGPKPKRLLLQRLYSMDLRSSHKAKGKEKLCFSLTRPLGSGSPEGVVKAGAPELVDKGPLVPALPFSLRKPRKAHKYLRLSRKKFPPRGPNLESHSHRRELFLQESPAPDVLQATGEWEPAEQPPEEEADADLAEGPPPWTPTLPPSEVTVTDITANSITVTFREAQAAEGFFRDRSGKF from the exons gGTAAAGTCGAATATCTGGTGAAGTGGAAAGGATGGCCCCCAAA GTACAGCACGTGGGAGCCAGAAGAGCACATCTTGGACCCCCGCCTGGTCATGGCCTACGAGGAGAA ggaggagagagaccgAGCGTCGGGGTATAGGAAGAGAGGTCCGAAACCCAAGCGGCTTCTGCTGCAG CGGCTGTACAGCATGGACCTGCGGAGCTCCCACAAGGCCAAGGGCAAGGAGAAGCTCTGCTTCTCCCTGACGCGCCCACTCGGCAGCGGGAGCCCCGAGGGGGTGGTCAAGGCGGGGGCGCCCGAGCTGGTGGACAAGGGCCCCTTGGTGCCCGCCCTGCCTTTCTCGCTCCGCAAGCCGCGCAAGGCCCACAAGTACCTGCGGCTCTCACGCAAGAAGTTCCCGCCCCGCGGGCCCAACCTGGAGAGTCACAGCCATCGACGGGAGCTCTTCCTGCAGGAGTCGCCGGCCCCGGATGTCCTGCAGGCGACCGGCGAGTGGGAGCCTGCTGAGCAGCCCCCTGAAGAGGAGG CAGATGCAGACCTGGCCGAGGGCCCCCCTCCCTGGACACCCACGCTCCCCCCAAGTGAAGTGACAGTGACCGATATCACCGCCAACTCCATCACCGTCACCTTCCGCGAGGCCCAAGCGGCTGAGGGCTTCTTCCGAGACCGCAGCGGGAAGTTCTGA